In Chitinophagaceae bacterium, the genomic window CTTTAATAACGCCAATATGGGCAATGCCCCTGGCGCCGCCGCCGGATAGTACAAGGCCACAGTTGTTATATTCTATTTGCATTTTACTTCAATTATTCCCATAGTAAAAGAGGCTGCTCCTAAAATTGAAACAGCCTCCTTTCAAATAAAAATAGTTTAGTACTTACCAGCCTTTTTTTGCTACACCATCTTTAATGGCTTCTAATGCCCGGGCTTCGGCAAGCATCGTTGTCATTTTGTTTCCTTTTCCATCATGGCCCTGGGCCATATAACCGCCACGGGATGTTTTGGTTATTACGGCATCTTGCATGGGTACATTTTTTTCCTTTGTTTTCATGCAATAAGCTGTTAACATTTTAGACATGGTATTTCAGATTTTTAATTACAATTTGGGGTTAACGGCCACAAACTAAAAAAAATATTTTTCCCCCCCAAAATAAATACTCAAAAGCTGTTCACATTGTGTTGATTACGCATCTATTTTGGCATATTTGGCATGGGTTTCTATAAATTCACGCCTTGGGGGCACTTCATCGCCCATTAACATGCTGAAAACCCTATCGGCTTCGGCCGCACTTTCCAGTGTTACCTGTTTTAAAGTTCTGGTAGCCGGGTTCATAGTGGTTTCCCAAAGTTGCTCGGCGTTCATTTCTCCAAGGCCTTTATAGCGCTGTATATTTACACTATCATCTTTGCCCTGGCCCAACTGCTTTACCAGGCTTTTACGCTCTTCATCGTTCCAGGCATATTCCTGCTCTTTTCCTTTTTTTACTAAATATAGTGGCGGCTGTGCAATGTAAACATAGCCTTGTTCCACCAATGCCTTCATATATCGAAAAACAAAAGTGAGGATTAAGGTTGCAATATGGCTGCCATCCACATCCGCATCGGTCATAATAATAAGTTTATGATAGCGGAGCTTTGACAAATCAAGCGCTTTTGCATCTTCCGGCGTTCCTATTTTTACGCCTAATGCCGTAAACATATTTCTAATTTCTTCATTATCGTAAATTTTATGTTCCATGGCTTTTTCTACGTTAAGGATTTTACCCCTTAATGGAAGTATGGCCTGGTAACTCCTGTCTCTTCCCTGCTTTGCGGTTCCGCCTGCGGAATCTCCTTCTACTAAAAACAGTTCACATTTTCCGGGGTCTTTTTCGGAGCAATCTGCCAGCTTTCCTGGTAAACCGCCGCCGGTAAGCACGCTTTTGCGCTGCACCATTTCCCTTGCTCTCTTTGCAGCAGCCCTTGCCTGGGCTGCAAGTATTACTTTTTGTATGATGGTTTTTGCGTCTCTTGGATTTTCTTCAAGGTAGGCTTCCAATACACGGCTAAGGGTAGTATCTACAACACCCATTACATCGCTGTTGCCCAACTTTGTTTTGGTTTGTCCCTCAAACTGAGGCTCTGGCACTTTTACTGATATTACGGCCGTAATACCTTCTCTAAAATCATCTCCTTCAATGTTTACTTTGGCTTTATCAAACATGCCCTGCTTATCTCCGTAATTTTTAAAAACACGGGTAATGCTCCTGCGAAAGCCCGCAACATGCGTTCCGCCTTCAATGGTATTAATATTATTTACATAGCTGAAAATATGCTCCTGGTAACCTGCATTATATTGCATAGCAACTTCTACCGTTACATTGCTTGAAGCATCGAGGCCATTACAATAAATTACGGTAGGTATCAATGATATGCGGTTGGCATTTTTATCAATGATGGTTACAAATTCGCTTATGCCGCCATCGCTAAAAAAAGTTTTGCTGTAAGATTTACCTTCTTCATCTACTTCACGCAAATCACTAATGGTTATTGTAATTTGCTTGTTTAAGTAAGACAATTCCCTCAGCCTTCCTTCTAAAATATCTTTATTGTATTCCGAAACAATAAAAATACTGGTGTCGGGCCAAAAACGAACCAGGGTGCCGGTATTATCACTGTTGCCAATTTCCCTCACTTCGTATTGAGGGATACCGGTGTGGTATTCCTGCTCAAAAACTTTCCCTTCTCTTTGTACCGTTACATGCAGTTTTGAACTCAAAGCATTTACACAACTTACACCTACACCATGTAACCCGCCGGAAACCTTATAAGTATCTTTATCAAACTTTCCACCGGCATGCAGCACTGTCATTACCAGTTCCAATGCCGATTTTTTTTCTTTGCTGTTGATACCAGTTGGTATCCCACGGCCATCATCCTGAACGGAAATGGAATTATCTTCATGAATTGTTACTGAGATATTTTTACAATAACCAGCCAGGGCTTCATCAATAGAATTATCTACCACTTCATATACCAGGTGGTGGAGACCCTTAACGCTGATATCGCCAATATACATAGCCGGCCTTTTTCTTACCGCTTCAAGGCCTTCTAAAACCTGTATACTATCGGCTCCGTAATTGCTTTTTGATGGGGTAGATTTGGGTTTTGTTGATGTAGACATCTCTGCTGTTTCTGTACTCATAATTTGGGATGAAATTGCTCGTAAACTATCGTA contains:
- the gyrB gene encoding DNA topoisomerase (ATP-hydrolyzing) subunit B, which produces MSTETAEMSTSTKPKSTPSKSNYGADSIQVLEGLEAVRKRPAMYIGDISVKGLHHLVYEVVDNSIDEALAGYCKNISVTIHEDNSISVQDDGRGIPTGINSKEKKSALELVMTVLHAGGKFDKDTYKVSGGLHGVGVSCVNALSSKLHVTVQREGKVFEQEYHTGIPQYEVREIGNSDNTGTLVRFWPDTSIFIVSEYNKDILEGRLRELSYLNKQITITISDLREVDEEGKSYSKTFFSDGGISEFVTIIDKNANRISLIPTVIYCNGLDASSNVTVEVAMQYNAGYQEHIFSYVNNINTIEGGTHVAGFRRSITRVFKNYGDKQGMFDKAKVNIEGDDFREGITAVISVKVPEPQFEGQTKTKLGNSDVMGVVDTTLSRVLEAYLEENPRDAKTIIQKVILAAQARAAAKRAREMVQRKSVLTGGGLPGKLADCSEKDPGKCELFLVEGDSAGGTAKQGRDRSYQAILPLRGKILNVEKAMEHKIYDNEEIRNMFTALGVKIGTPEDAKALDLSKLRYHKLIIMTDADVDGSHIATLILTFVFRYMKALVEQGYVYIAQPPLYLVKKGKEQEYAWNDEERKSLVKQLGQGKDDSVNIQRYKGLGEMNAEQLWETTMNPATRTLKQVTLESAAEADRVFSMLMGDEVPPRREFIETHAKYAKIDA